Genomic segment of Pseudomonas iranensis:
CCGGTGGTTTCGCCAACGGCGATGGTGATGGTCTGGCCGTTGGACAGGCTGACGGTGACCGGCGAACCGGTCACTGGCGCGCCCACCGTGGCGGTGTAGACCACGGTTTCGCCTTCAGCGACGTTCGCAGTGGCGCTCAGCGACACGGTGGTGGTGTCGATGGTGTCGTTGACCGTCGTCACCGCTGGCGCTGTGCTGGTGACGAGGTTTTCGAAGTTGCCGCCGGTTGCGCTCTGGATGGTCGCTTCAACGCTGCCGGCGTCTTTGTAGACGTCGTCTTTTGGAGCATCGACAGTCACGGTGCCGGTGGTCTTGCCGGCCTCGATGAGGATGGTCGCACCGTTCGACAGGGTCACGGTGACCGGTGTGCCGGCGGCGTTGCTCAGGGTTGCGGTGTAGGTAATCTGGCCGCCTTCGTTCACCGCGCCGGTCGCGCTGAGCGACAGGTTGGTGGTGTCGACGGTGTCGGTCACTGTGGTGCTGACCGGGGTCTGGTCGGCAACGAGGTTTTCGAAGTTGCCGCCGCTGACGTTGGTGATCGAGTTGGTCAGCGGCGCGTGGCCGGCGAGTACGTCGTTCGGCGCGGTGGTGCTCACGCTGCCGCTGGTCTTGCCGACTTCGATAGTGATGTTCTGACCATTGGCCAGGGTCACGACCACAGGCGAGCCGGTGACCGGCGCGCCGACGGTGGCGGTGTAGGTGACGGTGCCACCTTCGGCTGCGGTTTCGGTGGCGGTCAGTTTGACCGTCGAGGTGTCGACGGTGTCGGTGACATCGGTAACCGCTGGCGTGGTGCTTGGCACCAGGTTTTCAAAGTTGCCGCCAGTGGCGTCCTTGATCGTGACTTCAACTTTGCCAGCGTCTTTATAGACGTCATCGGCAGGTGCCGTAACGGTGACGGTGCCGCTGGTTTTGCCGGCCTCGATGGTGATCACTGCGCCGTTGCTCAGATTCACGGTCACGGGGGTACCGGCCGGGTTGCTCAGGGTCGCGGTGTAGACAATCGAACCGCCCTCGGCCACGGAGCCGGTCGCGGACAGCGACAGGTTGGTGGTGTCGGCAACGTCGGTTACCGAGGTCACCGCCGGGGTTTGGTCGGCGACGAGATTTTCGTAATTGCCACCACTGGCGCCGTCGATTTTCACGCTCAGGGTGTTGCCGCCGGCCTGTGCATCGTTCGGCGCGGTGAAGTTGACGCTGGCGCTGCTGGCGCCGACCGGAATGGTGATGGTCTGGCCGTTGGACAAAGTCACCAGCACTGGCGAACCAGTGACCGGGGCGGTCACGGACGCGGTGTAGACAACCACGCCGCCTTCTATCGCGCTGGCGCTGGCGGTCAGCGAAACCGTGCTGTTGTCGATGGTGTCGGTGACATCAGTTACCGCAGGCGTCTTGTCGATCACCAGGTTTTCAAAGTTGCCGCCGCTGGTCTTGGTGATGCTCGCATCGACCTTGCCGGCGTGCTTGTACACGTCATCGCCAGGCGCAGCGACGGTCGCAGTGCCAGTGCTCGCACCCTTGGCAATGTTGATCACCGCGCCGTTGCTCAGGGTCACGCTCATGGCGGTGCCGGCCGGATTGCTCAGGGTCGCCGTGTAGACGATCGAGCCGCCCTCGGCAACGCTGCCGGTGGCGCTCAGGCTGATGTCGGTGGTGTCAACGGCGTCGGTGACTTTGGTCACCACAGCCGAACGATCGGCATCGACGCGCTCGAAATTGCCGCCGCTGTGGCTGGCGATCGCCGTCCGCACGTTGCTGCCATCGATGTACGGCGTATTGGCGGGCGCCGGGAAATTCACCGAACCGCTGGTAGCACCGGCAGCGATGTTGATCACCGCGCCGTTGGCCAGGGTCACGGTCATCGCAGTGCCGGCCGGGTTGCTCAGGGTCGCGGTGTAGGTGATCTGGCCACCTTCGCTGACGGTATCGCTGGCGGTGAGGGTCAGTGCGGTTGTGTCGACGGTGTCGTTGACCGTGGTGCTGACCGGGGTCTTGCTGACGTCGAGTTTCTCGAAGTTGCCGCCGCTGGCGTCGGTCATGGTTACGGTGAGCTTGCTGACGTCCTTGTAGACGTCATCGCTCGGTGCGGCAATCGTCACCGAACCGCTGGTCTTGCCGGCTTCGATGGTGATGGTCTGGCCATTGCTCAGGTTGACGGTCACCGGCGTCTGCGCGGCGTTGGTCAGCGTGGCGGTGTAAGTGATCGAAGAGCCTTCGAGCACATAGCTTTCTGCGCTGAGGGTCAGGTGCGTGGTGTTGACCGTGTCGGCAACGTTGGTCACCGCAGGCGTAGTGCTCGGCACCAGATTTTCGAAGTTGCCGCCGGTGGCGTCCTTGATGGTGACTTCGACTTTGCCGGCGTCTTTGTAGACGTCATCGGCAGGTGCCGGAACGGTCACGGTGCCGGTGGTCTTGCCGGCTTCAATTGTGATGACCGAACCGTTGCTCAGGTTAACCGTGACCGGCGTACCGGCCGGGTTGCTCAGCGTCGCGGTGTAGGTGATCTGCCCGCCTTCGTTGACGTTGCCGGTGGCAGTCAGCGCGACGCTGGTGGTGTCGACGGTGTCGGTCACAGTGGTGCTGACCGGGGTCTTGTCGGCCACCAGATTCTCGTAGTTGCCGCCGCTGACGTTGGTGATCGAGTTGGTCAGTGGTGCGTGACCGATCTGCACGTCATTCGATACCGGGGCGGTGACGCTGCCGGTGGTCTGGCCCACGGCGATGGTGATGCTCTGGCCGTTGGCCAGGGTCACGACAACAGGCGAGCCGGTGACGGGTGCGCCGACAGTGGCGGTGTAGGTGACGGTGCCGCCTTCCGCGACCGAGGTGTCGGTGGTCAATTTGACCGTCGAGGTGTCGATGGTGTCGGTGACTTGAGTGACCGCTGGCGTGGTGCTCGGAACGAGGTTCTCGAAGTTGCCGCCGGTGGCGCTGGTGATGGTGGCCTGCACGGAGCCTGAGTCTTTGTAGACGTCGTCGGACGGAGCCGGGAAGGTCACATTACCGCTGGTTTCACCTGCCTTGATGGTGATGGCGGCGCCGTTCGACAAGGTCACGGTCACTGGCGAGCCAGCAGCATTGGTCAAGGTGGCGGTGTAAGTGATCTGGCCGCCTTCAGCCACGGAAGCGGTCGCACTCAGCGACAGATTGGTGGTGTCGGCCACGTCGGTGACGGTGGTCGAAACTGGAGTGTTGTCCGCCACCAGGTTTTCGTAATTGCCGCCGCTTACGCCAGTGATCGAGTTGGTCAGCGGAGCGTTGCCGGTCAAGGCATCGTTCGGTGCAGTGTAGGTGATGGAGCCAGTGGTCTGGCCGACGGCAATGGTGATGTTCTGGCCGTTGGCCAACGTCACGACGACAGGCGAGCCGGTGACTGGCGCGCCGACGGTGGCGGTGTAAGTCACGGTGCCGCCTTCCGCAACCGAGTTGTCTGCGGTCAGTTTCACCGTCGAGGTATCGACGGTGTCAGTGATTTCGGTCACAGCAGGCGTAATGTTCGGCACCAGATTTTCAAAGTTGCCGCCGGTGGCGTCCTTGATGCTGACTTCGACCTGGCCGGCGTCTTTGTAGGCGTCATCGGCCGGCGCTGGAACGGTAACGGTGCCTGTGGTTTTGCCGGCATCAATGGTGATCACCGAGCCGTTGCTCAGGGTCACGGTTACCGGGGTGCCGGCCGGATTCGTCAGCGTGGCGGTGTAGGTGATCTGGCCACCCTCGGCCACAGAGCCGGTGGCGCTGAGGCTCAGGCCAGTGTCATCAACCGAGTCGGTGATGGTGGTCACGGCAGGTGTGGTGTTTGGCACCAGGTTTTCAAAGTTGCCGCCGGTAGCGCCAGTGATGGTCGTGCTGACGGTGCTGCCATTGTTGTAAACGTCATTGGCCGCAGTCGGCACGTTCACGGTGCCAACGGTCTCGCCCGCAGCAATGGTGATGGTCGAACCGTTCGACAGGGTGACGGTAACCGGGGTTTGTGCCGGATTGGTCAGGGTCGCGGTGTAAGTGATCTGACCGCCTTCAACGATGTTGTTGGTCGCGGTCAACGTCAGACCGGTGTTATCAACCGAATCAGTGATCGTGGTAACGGCTGGCGTGGTGTTTGGCACCAGGTTTTCGAAGTTGCCACCGGTAGCGCCAGTGATCGTGGTGCTGACGGTGCTGCCATTGTTGTAAACGTCATTGGCCGCAGTCGGCACGTTGACGGTGCCTACGGTTTCGCCAGCCGCAATGGTGATGGTCGAGCCGTTCGACAGGGTGACGGTAACCGGGGTTTGCGCCGGGTTGGTCAAGGTCGCGGTGTAAGTGATCTGGCCGCCTTCGACGATGTTGTTGGTCGCGGTCAGGGTCAGGCCGGTGTTGTCGACCGAGTCGGTAATGGTGGTAACGGCTGGCGTCGGGTTCGGCACCAGGTTTTCGAAGTTGCCGCCGGTAGCGCCAGTGATCGTGGTGCTGAGGGTGCTGCCATTGTTGTAAACGTCATTGGCCGCAGTCGGCACGTTGACGGTGCCTACGGTTTCGCCAGCAGCAATGGTGATGGTCGAGCCGTTGGACAGCGTGACGGTTACCGGGGTTTGTGCCGGGTTGGTCAACGTCGCGGTGTAAGTGATCTGGCCGCCTTCAACAATGTTGTTGGTCGCGGTCAGGGTCAGCCCGGTGTTGTCGACCGAATCAGTGATCGTGGTAACGGCAGGCGTGGTGTTCGGGACCAGGTTTTCGAAATTGCCGCCAGTTGCGCCAGTGATCGTGGTGCTGACGGTGCTGCCATTGTTGTACACGTCGTTGGCCGCAGTCGGCACGTTGACGGTGCCCACGGTTTCGCCAGCCGCAATGGTGATGGTCGAGCCGTTCGACAGAGTGACGGTCACCGGGGTTTGCGCCGGGTTGGTCAACGTCGCGGTGTAGGTGATCTGACCGCCTTCAACAATATTGTTGGTCGCGGTCAGGGTCAGGCCAGTGTTATCGACCGAGTCGGTGATCGTAGTTACTGCTGGCGTCGGATTCGGCACCAGATTTTCGAAATTGCCACCGGTAGCGCCGGTGATCGTGGTCGTAACGGTGCTGCCATTGTTGTAAACGTCATTGGCTGGGGTCGGCACGTTGACGGTGCCGGTAGTCTGGCCAGCGCCAATGGTAATGGTTGAGCCGTTCGACAGCGTGACGGTTACCGGAGTTTGCGCCGGGTTGGTCAAAGTCGCCGTATAGGTAATCTGACCGCCTTCGGTCACGCTCGAACCAGCCGTCAGCGTGACGGTAGTGGTATCGACGGTGTCGGTGACCTGCGTGGTCGCCGGGATAGTTGACGGGGTCACGGTGATGCCGTTGCCGCCGCTGGTGCCGGTGACGGTCACGTCGATCTGGGTCGGGTCGTTGTAGACCGTGTCGTTCGGCGCCAGCGGCACGTTGACGGTGCCGGTGGTGGCGCCGGCCGGGATAACGATCACTGCGCCATTGGACAGGGTGATGGTCAGGTCGGTCAGCGGCGCCTGGGTCAGGGTCGCGGTGTACACCAGCACGCCGCCGGCTTCGGTGATGGTCGGCGTGGCGCTGAGGCTCAGGGTCGAGTCACGCAGCGCGTTGGTGGTGGTGTCGGTGGTCAGGCCGCCGGTGGTGTCCTGCGCGACTTGCCCGGCAGAATTGATGCCCGCCGTCGGAAAGCCAATGGTCGGATCGACGCGGCCTGCGGTGGCGTCGAGCATGACGAAGCTGTGACCGCCACCGGCAGCACCACCGGTACCTGCGGCGGTCGGGCCGGCCGCGGTGGATTCAAGTGCGGTGGTCGGGTCGACACCGGCGGCAATGGCTTGCTGCAGTTCTTCTACAGAAGGCGCAGCCTGCGCGGTGGCTTCGGCCAGGTCAGTGCTGGAGTCAGGCGAGCTGGCGCTCCACTGGGTGTCGCGACCCAGATCGAGCATGCGGCCATCGGCCAGTTCCAGCGACACCGCGCCGGACAGACCGGTATCGATCTGGTCGCCGACATACAGGCGATCGCCTTCAACGAGTACGCGACGCACGCCCTCTGGGGACACCACGAAAACCTGACCGACAATGCTTTTGACGACGGCAACAACACTGCTCATTGAAGACTCTCCGGGGTGTCACATTCAGTTGACTTCCATGGACCTGACGGGCGTCGGCGCCACTTCAGTCTGGACGTACTTTCTATAGATGGATAACTTATTGACGCTGTATTTCCGTCAAAAATATGGCTATAAATTATCGCGATTAACTTTATGCCAAACTATTGACCTTCTGGGAGCCATCCTAAACAATCGCCCCACTAATGTCACATTGATATTTCCGCGGCGACCTGTCCTTCAGCCTGTCATCCAGTTCCTGTTTTGAACTTTCCGACATACGGTCTTTCGGGTTGCCATCATCCGACGCAGCGCCACGTTTCTGCTGTGATTCAAGACAAGAAGTTCCGGGAAAATTCCAACCATGCGTTCGCTTTTGCTCTTTGCCGCTCCCTTCGCTCTCGCCGCCTCTTTTGTACAAGCACAATCCTTACCAGAAGCCATGCAACAGGCGCTGGATGTCCATCCGGAGATTCAGGCGGGGGTCAACAGTCGGTTGGCGGCGGATTATCAGTTAAAGGCTGCGAAAGGGGGGTACCTGCCCAAGGTCGATCTGCTCGGCGGTTATGGCCGTGAAGGCACTGACAGTGTGACCACTCGAGCGAACGGTGGAAGCAATCACTGGGAGACGTTGAACCGCAGCGAGTCAAGTTTACGTCTCTCGCAAATGGTTTTTGACGGTTTCGCGACGTCCAACGAAGTTGCGCGTCAACAAGCCAACGTCAGCTCCCGCGCTTACTCGTTGCTGGGCACTTCCGAGCGTACTGCGCTGACCGTCGCCCAGGTGTATCTGGACGTGCTGACCCGTCGCGAATTCGTCCGTCTGGCCGAGCAAAACCTCAAGAGCCACCAGCGCATCTACGATCAGATCCAGCTGCGCACCCAGCGCGGTGTCGGCAGCGGTGCCGACCTTGATCAGGCCGAAGCCCGTATGGCCCAGGCCCGCAACAATCTGATCACCGAACAGACCAACCTCGCCGACGCGGAAACCAACTTCCTCAGCGCCGTCGGCCAGATGCCCGACCAGCTCGAGCGCCCGGCGCCGTTCATGGCGATGATGCCGGCCAACCTCAATGAAGCCCGCGCGCAGATGCTGGAAAACAGCCCGATCCTGCGTTCCGCCGAGTCGGACATCGCCGCTGCCGAGAAGCAGTTCGCTACCGCCAAATCGACCTTTTACCCGCGCTTCGACGCGGAACTGGGCCGTACCGCCGATAACGATATCGACGGCCAGAACGGCCACAACAACGAATGGCAGGCCATGCTGCGCATGCGCTTCAACCTGTATTCCGGTGGCAGCAACAAGGCCGATCTGGAATCCAAGTCGTACCTGGCCAACCAGGCGCTGGACATCCGTAACAACGCCCTGCGTCAGTTGAACGAAGAGCTCGGCCTGGCCTGGAACGCCCTGAACAACGCCAACGCTCAGGTGCCGATCGCTCAGCAATACGTCGATCGCAGCACTTCGGTGCGTACTGCCTACCAGCGTCAATTCAGCCTCGGCGAACGCACCCTGCTGGATTTGCTCGACAGCGAAAACGAGCTGTTCACCGCCTCGCGGCGTCTGGCGGAAATCAAGAACATTCAGTTATTTACTCAGTACCGAATCAAGGCGACCATGGGCCAATTGCTCAAAAGCCAGGGAGTGGTCGCGCCGTTGGCATCCGTTGTGCAGAACGACGTGAAGCCCAAGGTCCAGCTGCCTGGGATGAACTGAGTTATCCCTTTCAACTGTTAAAGAGTGTCGAGCGTGGAATCAGAAGTCAGTCGAGTTCAACTCAGCCATGATCCACGCGCGTTGCATGACGATCCGTTGCTGGATGGTCTGCTCGCCCTGTGCATGCTGCACCAGAAGCCTGCCAGCGCGGCGATGCTGACCACCGGCCTGCCGCTGCCCAAACAACGTTTGAGTGTCGAGTTGCTGCCGCGCGCAGCGGCCCGCGCCGGGCTGCAGGGGCGGGTGTTGCAGCGCAAGCTCGAAGAAATTCCGGCGATCGCCATGCCCGCGTTGTTGCTGCTCAAGGATGGCCGCAGTGCCGTCCTGCTCGGCTGGCAGGGCAACAACGAAGCACGCGTACTGCTCAGCGAAAGCGACGGCGGCGAATCGGTGGTCAGCCGCGAACTGCTGAGCGACGATTACACCGGCAAAGTGTTCTTCGCCCAGCCGCAGCACAAATTCGACGTCAACCACGGCACGCTGATCCCGCGTGCACGCTCGTGGTTTCGCGACACCCTCAAGCGTTCGCGCTGGCTGTACGCCGATGCGATCGCCGCCAGTTTCCTGATCAACATCATCGCCATGGCCGCGCCGCTGTTCGTGATGAACGTCTACGACCGCGTGGTGCCAAACCAGGCCGAAGCAACCCTTTGGGTGCTGGCGCTGGGCATCACCGGCGCTTACATCTTCGACTTGATCCTCAAGAGCCTGCGCAGCCTGTGCCTGGATCTGGCCGGGAAGAAAACCGACCTGATCATCTCCGCCACGCTGTTCGAGCGCATTGTCGGCATGGCGATGAAATACCGCCCGGCGCGGGTCGGCAGTTTTGCCCAGAACATCCATGAGTTTCAGAGTCTGCGCGACTTTCTCGCCTCGCTGACCCTGACCAGTCTGATCGACCTGCCGTTTACCATCCTGATTTTCATCGTCATCGCCATTCTCGGCGGGCATCTGGTGTGGATCCCGGTCCTGGCGTTCCCGATTGCCCTGCTGATCGGCTACGCCTTGCAGAAGCCGCTGATCGCGACCATGGAACGGACCATGGCGCTGGGCGCCGAGCGCCAGTCGAGCCTGATCGAAACCCTCGCCGGGCTGGACGCGGTCAAGGTCAACAACGCCGAAAGCGAGCGCCAGTATCAGTGGGAGCAGACCATCGGCACCCTCAGTCGCCTCGAGCTGCGAGTGAAAATGCTCTCCGGTCTGGCGATGAACATCACCTTGCTGATCCAGCAACTGGCCGGGGTGATCATGATCGTCTTCGGCGTGTACCAGATCATCGCCGGCAACCTGAGCATGGGCGGGCTGATCGCCTGTTACATGCTCAGTGGCCGCGCCCTCAGCCCGCTGGCGTCGCTGTCCGGCCTGCTCACGCGCTATCAACAGGCGCGGGTGACCATGACCTCGGTCGACCAGATGATGGAACTGCCGCAGGAGCGCAATTTCGAAGAGCGCCCGCTGAGCCGCAAGGTTCTGCAGGGTGCGATCGAATGCCGTCAGCTCAGCTTCACCTACCCGGACCAGCAGAACCCGGCGCTGAAGAACATCAACCTGGTGATCCGTCCCGGCGAGAAGATCGGCATCATCGGCCGCAGCGGTTCGGGCAAGAGTTCGCTGGCGAAACTGCTGGTGGGCCTGTACCAACCGGACGACGGTGCGTTGCTGGTCGATGGCGTGGACATCCGCCAGATCGACGTCAGCGAACTGCGCTACAACATCGGCTACGTACCGCAGGACATTCAGCTGCTGTCCGGCACCCTGCGTGACAATCTGGTGTCCGGCGCGCGTTACGTCGAAGACGAGCTGGTGCTGCAAGCCGCCGAACTGGCCGGCGTCCACGAATTCGCCCGTCTGCACCCGCAAGGCTACGAGCTGCAAGTCGGTGAGCGCGGGCAGAACCTTTCCGGCGGCCAGCGGCAGAACGTCGCCCTGGCCCGGGCGCTGTTGCTCAATCCGCCGATTCTGCTGATGGATGAGCCAACCAGTGCGATGGACAACACCGGCGAAGAACGCCTCAAGCAACGCCTCGCAGCAGTGATTGAAAACAAGACCGTGGTGCTGGTCACGCACCGGGCATCGCTGTTGTCGCTGGTCGATCGCCTGCTGGTGATCGATCGCGGGCAGATTCTCGCCGACGGCCCGAAAGCCGCCGTGATGGAAGCGTTGAAGAAGGGGCAGATCAGTGTTGCTTAAGTCCGGTGTCAAGGAGTCGATCCGTCGCTACTTCAAAGGCTCTGCCTCGCTGCAGGGCCAGCCGCTGCCAGAGGTCAACAAGGCGCTGATCGAAGACGCCCCGCGCGTCGTGCGCCTGACCATCTGGGCGATCATCGGCTTCTTCGTGTTCCTCATGCTCTGGGCCAACTTCGCCGTGATCGACGA
This window contains:
- a CDS encoding TolC family outer membrane protein → MRSLLLFAAPFALAASFVQAQSLPEAMQQALDVHPEIQAGVNSRLAADYQLKAAKGGYLPKVDLLGGYGREGTDSVTTRANGGSNHWETLNRSESSLRLSQMVFDGFATSNEVARQQANVSSRAYSLLGTSERTALTVAQVYLDVLTRREFVRLAEQNLKSHQRIYDQIQLRTQRGVGSGADLDQAEARMAQARNNLITEQTNLADAETNFLSAVGQMPDQLERPAPFMAMMPANLNEARAQMLENSPILRSAESDIAAAEKQFATAKSTFYPRFDAELGRTADNDIDGQNGHNNEWQAMLRMRFNLYSGGSNKADLESKSYLANQALDIRNNALRQLNEELGLAWNALNNANAQVPIAQQYVDRSTSVRTAYQRQFSLGERTLLDLLDSENELFTASRRLAEIKNIQLFTQYRIKATMGQLLKSQGVVAPLASVVQNDVKPKVQLPGMN
- a CDS encoding type I secretion system permease/ATPase, with the translated sequence MESEVSRVQLSHDPRALHDDPLLDGLLALCMLHQKPASAAMLTTGLPLPKQRLSVELLPRAAARAGLQGRVLQRKLEEIPAIAMPALLLLKDGRSAVLLGWQGNNEARVLLSESDGGESVVSRELLSDDYTGKVFFAQPQHKFDVNHGTLIPRARSWFRDTLKRSRWLYADAIAASFLINIIAMAAPLFVMNVYDRVVPNQAEATLWVLALGITGAYIFDLILKSLRSLCLDLAGKKTDLIISATLFERIVGMAMKYRPARVGSFAQNIHEFQSLRDFLASLTLTSLIDLPFTILIFIVIAILGGHLVWIPVLAFPIALLIGYALQKPLIATMERTMALGAERQSSLIETLAGLDAVKVNNAESERQYQWEQTIGTLSRLELRVKMLSGLAMNITLLIQQLAGVIMIVFGVYQIIAGNLSMGGLIACYMLSGRALSPLASLSGLLTRYQQARVTMTSVDQMMELPQERNFEERPLSRKVLQGAIECRQLSFTYPDQQNPALKNINLVIRPGEKIGIIGRSGSGKSSLAKLLVGLYQPDDGALLVDGVDIRQIDVSELRYNIGYVPQDIQLLSGTLRDNLVSGARYVEDELVLQAAELAGVHEFARLHPQGYELQVGERGQNLSGGQRQNVALARALLLNPPILLMDEPTSAMDNTGEERLKQRLAAVIENKTVVLVTHRASLLSLVDRLLVIDRGQILADGPKAAVMEALKKGQISVA